In the genome of Notamacropus eugenii isolate mMacEug1 chromosome 5, mMacEug1.pri_v2, whole genome shotgun sequence, one region contains:
- the LOC140508714 gene encoding olfactory receptor 52H1-like, with amino-acid sequence MVTFNLSGFNPDIFILVGIPGLEQFHIWIGIPFCTIYLVAVVGNSILLYLILMERSLHEPMFFFLSLLASTDLMLSTAGVPKTLSIFWLGAREITFTGCLTQMFFLHYSFLLDSAILLAMAFDRYVAICSPLRYATILTPQAVIKIIVGICFRSFCFVFPDIFLLKRLPFCQTRIIPHTYCEHIGVARLSCSDISINIWYGFSVPIMTVISDVILIAVSYTLILRAVFRLPSHAARQKALSTCGSHVCVILMFYIPSFFSILAHRFGHNVPLTFHIMFANLYILIPPALNPIIYGVKTKQIRDKIVILFSPKAIQ; translated from the coding sequence ATGGTCACCTTTAACTTAAGTGGCTTCAACCCAGACATATTCATCCTGGTGGGGATCCCAGGGCTGGAGCAGTTCCACATCTGGATTGGCATTCCTTTCTGCACTATTTACCTTGTGGCTGTAGTAGGAAACTCAATCTTGCTGTATCTCATTCTCATGGAGCGTAGCCTCCATGAGCCCatgttcttcttcctttccctgctGGCTTCCACTGATCTAATGCTGTCCACAGCTGGTGTGCCCAAAACCCTCAGCATCTTCTGGCTTGGAGCCAGGGAAATCACCTTTACTGGCTGCCTCACTCAGATGTTTTTCCTTCACTACAGTTTTCTTTTAGATTCAGCCATTCTGTTGGCCATGGCATTTGATCGCTATGTGGCCATCTGTTCCCCACTGAGATATGCCACCATCCTGACTCCTCAAGCTGTCATCAAGATCATAGTAGGTATCTGCTTTCGCAGCTTCTGCTTCGTTTTCCCTGATATTTTCTTGTTGAAGCGCCTGCCCTTCTGCCAGACACGCATCATCCCACACACATACTGTGAACATATTGGTGTGGCCCGCCTCTCCTGTTCTGATATCTCCATCAACATCTGGTATGGCTTTTCTGTGCCCATTATGACTGTAATTTCAGATGTAATATTGATTGCTGTCTCTTACACACTTATCCTCCGTGCTGTCTTCCGCCTCCCATCTCATGCTGCCCGTCAGAAGGCACTAAGTACATGTGGTTCTCATGTCTGTGTCATTCTTATGTTCTACATACCatcctttttctccatccttgCCCACCGCTTTGGACATAATGTTCCCCTAACCTTCCACATCATGTTTGCCAACCTCTACATACTCATCCCACCTGCACTCAATCCTATCATCTATGGAGTTAAGACAAAGCAAATAAGGGACAAGATTGTCATCTTGTTCTCCCCAAAGGCAATCCAGTGA